The Yersinia entomophaga nucleotide sequence ACGCACGCCGGTTGAGATATCGCGGATATTGGAAAGCTGCGACCCCAAATGGAAGTGCAACAGTTGCAGGCTATCCAGACTGTTAGCTTCACGCAGCATTTCTACCAGTTGCAGAACCTGAGTTGCGGATAAACCGAATTTGGATTTCTCACCGCCGCTGGCCTGCCATTTACCTGACCCCTGAGACGCCAGACGAGCGCGAACACCTAGGCGCGGCACCACGTCCAGACGTGCTGCTTCTTCCAGTACCATTTTGATTTCTGACATCTTTTCGATGACCAGATACACTTTATGGCCCAGTTTTTCGCCGGTCAGTGCCAGACGGATATATTCACGGTCTTTGTAACCATTACAGACAATCACGGAGCGAGTCATGCCAGCGTGAGCCAGTACCGCCATCATTTCTGCTTTGGAGCCGGCTTCCAGACCCAAAGGTTCACCGGAATTCACCAGCGATTCTATCACCCGGCGGTGCTGGTTAACCTTAATCGGGTAAACCAGGAAGTAGTTGCCTTGATAGCCAAATTCGTTACGCGCACGCTCAAACGCTGCGTTAATGGAACGCAGGCGGTGCTGTAAAATCTGTGGGAAACAGAACAAAGCCGGTAAACGCTGCCCGCGCTGTTCTTGCATATCCTTGACCAGTTGCGCCAGATCGACACGTGCCTGGGGGACGTCCGGATCAGGGCAAACGCTGATATGGCCTAATTCATTGACGTCAAAGTAGTTCCCGCCCCAGTAGGCGACGTTATAAGTGCGCAGCATCTTGCTGGCATTACGATCATTCATGGCAACCTCCTGCATGGAGCGTAAAGAAACATGTGCGCCCGCAGTAGACGGACGGCCAATCAAGTTATCATCAGACATAATTCGCCTCTATTGCGATACTGACGATAAAGTCAGTCACTATCGCAGCTACAACCTGCAAGGACAACCCGTGTGCGCACCCTTTAGGAGGAATAATACGCTAATAAAGCGCCGCACGACCGCGAGTTATCACTCAGATAATTGTAAAACACGTTTAAATGTAAAATACGTTTAACGACACATACGTATTGAGATTTCGTGAATCGGATGCAGCCCAAATCTGAAAAACAGACGGCTGGCGAACCGGATTCAGTACTTCAGGCGACCGTTAACCTGCCCGCGAATCCTGAGTGGCACCCATATGGGTGTAACATCGGGTTGATGGTATACAAGAAAGGAAGGTTGCAAGGGGGGATTGAACGTCAGAACGACGCAGCTGTTGATGTGCAGCAACCAGTAGACAACGGATCATTAATCCAACCACCTCCACGCATGTCGTTCACGATTGAACGAACAAGACTTATTAATAAACAAGATAAAGTAACAGTTTGATGACGCCGCTGATAATGCCAATGTCGCTGACAGGATTTTCACCGCCAACTCTCGCCATTAAACAATGAGCCAATGCCATTCTATGCCATCTTCATCATTGCGTATCAAATAAGCTGCGCGCGCAGTTTATACCTAGAACAGAGAGAAAATGCAAAATGAAAATGGCCGAACAACTGTTTCAATAGGTAAAAAATTTGCCGCCAAAGCTCACTAAGCGTTATCTGATGTTAAAAAGGGCTGGTAATGAAGCTGAAAGGTGACCTAAAATAGACGTCCAGATGTTAATCCGTCCATACTACAAATATGGAATAGGATTATAGGCCGCTACAGGCTCTGTTTTTTTAATGACTGCTTGAGGCTTTGCCTAAGGGGGGCGTTACAGGACGCCAGAGTCAGGAAGCGAGCGTATTGATATGCACCACCGACTCGCCCCTCAATGCTATGCAGTGATTTTTCATCCGAATACCAAGGTAAAGAATAAAATGGCTAAACACCTTTTCACATCAGAATCCGTCTCCGAAGGACATCCTGATAAAATTGCCGACCAGATTTCCGACGCCGTACTTGACGCAATTCTGGAGCAAGATCCTAAGGCGCGAGTCGCCTGTGAGACCTATGTCAAAACCGGCATGGTCATGGTTGGTGGTGAAATCACCACCAGCGCATGGGTAGATATTGAAGAAATTACGCGTAATACCATCCGTGAGATTGGTTACGTTAATTCCGAAATGGGTTTTGATGCGAATTCTTGTGCCGTTCTGAGCGCTATCGGTAAGCAATCCCCTGATATCAATCAGGGCGTTGACCGTGCCGATCCGTTGGAGCAAGGCGCTGGCGATCAGGGCCTGATGTTTGGCTACGCCAGTAACGAAACCGATGTACTGATGCCAGCACCTATTACTTACGCGCACCGTTTGGTTCAGCGTCAGTCTGAAGTGCGTAAAAACGGTACGCTGCCTTGGCTGCGTCCAGATGCAAAAAGCCAGGTGACTTTCCAATACGAAGACAACAAAATTGTCGGAATTGATGCGGTTGTCCTGTCTACTCAGCATTCTGAAGACATCGCGCAAAAAGACCTGCAAGAAGCGGTTATGGAAGAAATCATCAAGCCGGTTCTCCCTGCTGAATGGCTTTCTGCGAATACCAAATTCTTCATCAACCCAACCGGCCGTTTTGTCATCGGTGGCCCAATGGGCGACTGCGGTCTGACCGGTCGTAAAATTATCGTTGATACTTACGGCGGCATGGCTCGTCACGGTGGCGGTGCATTCTCTGGTAAAGATCCGTCCAAAGTTGACCGTTCAGCGGCATACGCTGCGCGTTATGTAGCGAAAAACATCGTTGCTGCCGGCCTGGCCGATCGCTGCGAAATTCAGGTTTCTTACGCTATCGGCGTAGCAGAACCGACTTCCATCATGGTGGAAACCTTTGGTACAGAGAAAGTGGCTCCAGAGCAACTGACTCTGCTGGTTCGCGAGTTCTTCGACCTGCGTCCATACGGCCTGATTAAGATGCTGGATCTGCTGAAACCAATCTACCGTGAAACCGCATCCTATGGTCACTTTGGCCGTGAGCACTTCCCTTGGGAAGCGACCGACAAAGCCGAACTGCTGCGTGATGCGGCTGGCCTGAAATAAGTTTCAGACCTTTCGCGCATCAAGTTAAAACCCCGGTTTCCGGGGTTTTTTATGCCTGACGATGGGCTCTGACTCGTTCAGTCAGGCTAAAAATCATCATTCCCACCACCATCGCCAATGCGAAGATCATGCCCTTTCCCACACCGGCACCGACTAATACCAGCGCAGGGCCAGGGCAAATACCCGCTAATCCCCAACCAACCCCAAATAGCAGGCTGCCACCAATCAAGCGCCGATCGATTTGCGTTGCCGTCGGCAACTGCATCGGGAGCCCCAACAGACTTACAGAGCGCTTACGAGTCAGGAAAAAGGCTAATGTGCCTACCAGAATGGCTCCGGCCATCACCAGCCCTAAAGACGGATCCCACAGGCCGCTAATATCGAGAAAACCAAGCACTTTAGCCGGATTTGCCATACCTGCGACAATCAGTCCCAGCCCAAAAATCAGTCCGGCCAATAGAGAAAAGAACTGTTTCATTTTCCTGCCTTATCTATACCAATACGTGGCGAATTAGCCACACCGTGAAAAAACCGCCCAGCATGAAACTCAAGGTCGCCGCCAGCGAACGCAGGGAAAAACGCGATAAGCCACAGACGCCATGGCCGCTGGTGCAGCCCGAACCATAGCGGGTGCCGATACCAACCAATAACCCCGCGGCTACCAGTGTTCCGATATCGGCATCAATCCGAATCGCTGGCAAAGGTAAAAACAAGGCATAAACTAACGGGGAAGCAATCAGGCCAATCAGGAACGCCAATCGCCAACTGATATCCCCCTTTTTCCCTGCTAATAAGCCGCCAAAAATACCACTGATCCCCGTAATTTTTCCGTTGAATACCCAAAAT carries:
- the metK gene encoding methionine adenosyltransferase, yielding MAKHLFTSESVSEGHPDKIADQISDAVLDAILEQDPKARVACETYVKTGMVMVGGEITTSAWVDIEEITRNTIREIGYVNSEMGFDANSCAVLSAIGKQSPDINQGVDRADPLEQGAGDQGLMFGYASNETDVLMPAPITYAHRLVQRQSEVRKNGTLPWLRPDAKSQVTFQYEDNKIVGIDAVVLSTQHSEDIAQKDLQEAVMEEIIKPVLPAEWLSANTKFFINPTGRFVIGGPMGDCGLTGRKIIVDTYGGMARHGGGAFSGKDPSKVDRSAAYAARYVAKNIVAAGLADRCEIQVSYAIGVAEPTSIMVETFGTEKVAPEQLTLLVREFFDLRPYGLIKMLDLLKPIYRETASYGHFGREHFPWEATDKAELLRDAAGLK
- a CDS encoding DUF6691 family protein produces the protein MKQFFSLLAGLIFGLGLIVAGMANPAKVLGFLDISGLWDPSLGLVMAGAILVGTLAFFLTRKRSVSLLGLPMQLPTATQIDRRLIGGSLLFGVGWGLAGICPGPALVLVGAGVGKGMIFALAMVVGMMIFSLTERVRAHRQA
- a CDS encoding YeeE/YedE family protein produces the protein MNIDWMNFTPYSAAAGGIILGCSVALFWVFNGKITGISGIFGGLLAGKKGDISWRLAFLIGLIASPLVYALFLPLPAIRIDADIGTLVAAGLLVGIGTRYGSGCTSGHGVCGLSRFSLRSLAATLSFMLGGFFTVWLIRHVLV